From one Streptomyces sp. NBC_01478 genomic stretch:
- a CDS encoding amidohydrolase family protein, which yields MSTTGATSEDRYTVVSADCHAGADLLDYRPYLEKRYHDEFDAWAATYVNPYEDLVADTADRNWNSERRIAELEQDGIVAEVVFPNTIPPFFPSGSLMAPAPNAEEFQRRWAGLRAHNRWLADFCGAAPGRRAGVFQILLNDVQEAVQEIRRAVEAGLRGGLLLPGTPPGSGLPELYSSTYDPIWAVCAELGVPVNHHAGSASPPLGDEPAARAVYMVETTWFSHRALWHLIFGGAFRRHPDLKLVLTEQGSGWIPGVLDMLDYYHGRLVASAAKASRASTAESKFGAGLATSMGKGPSEVWRDNCFVGASFMRPHEVPLRDRIGIEKIMWGSDYPHDEGTYPYSREGLRFAYARVPRDEVAAMVGGNAARVYGFDLDVLDPIAAKVGPTVSEIAEPLAEPPAAATSPVFARGASVRVW from the coding sequence ATGAGCACCACGGGTGCCACGAGCGAGGACCGGTACACGGTCGTCTCGGCCGACTGCCACGCGGGCGCCGATCTCCTGGACTACCGGCCCTACTTGGAGAAGCGGTACCACGACGAGTTCGACGCGTGGGCGGCCACGTACGTCAACCCGTACGAGGACCTGGTCGCCGACACGGCCGACCGGAACTGGAACTCCGAGCGGCGGATCGCGGAGCTGGAGCAGGACGGCATCGTCGCCGAGGTCGTCTTCCCGAACACCATCCCGCCGTTCTTCCCGTCCGGCTCCCTGATGGCGCCGGCGCCCAACGCCGAGGAGTTCCAGCGGCGTTGGGCCGGCCTGCGCGCCCACAACCGCTGGCTGGCGGACTTCTGCGGGGCCGCGCCGGGCCGACGGGCGGGCGTCTTCCAGATCCTCCTCAACGACGTCCAGGAGGCCGTCCAGGAGATCCGCCGGGCGGTCGAGGCCGGCCTCAGGGGCGGCCTGTTGCTCCCCGGCACCCCACCCGGCTCGGGGCTGCCGGAGCTGTACTCGTCGACGTACGACCCGATCTGGGCCGTGTGCGCGGAACTCGGCGTCCCCGTCAACCATCACGCGGGCTCGGCGTCCCCGCCCCTCGGTGACGAACCGGCCGCCCGCGCGGTGTACATGGTCGAGACGACGTGGTTCTCGCACCGCGCCCTGTGGCACCTGATCTTCGGCGGTGCCTTCCGCCGCCACCCGGATCTGAAGCTGGTGCTGACCGAGCAGGGCTCCGGCTGGATACCCGGGGTGCTCGACATGCTGGACTACTACCACGGGCGCCTGGTCGCGTCGGCCGCGAAGGCGTCGAGGGCATCGACCGCGGAGTCCAAGTTCGGCGCGGGGCTCGCCACTTCGATGGGCAAGGGTCCTTCTGAGGTATGGCGCGACAACTGCTTCGTAGGCGCCAGTTTCATGCGCCCGCACGAGGTGCCCCTGCGTGACCGCATCGGCATCGAGAAGATCATGTGGGGGAGTGACTACCCGCACGACGAGGGCACGTACCCGTACTCCAGGGAGGGCCTGCGCTTCGCCTACGCGCGTGTGCCGCGCGACGAGGTCGCCGCGATGGTCGGCGGCAACGCGGCCCGCGTCTACGGCTTCGACCTCGACGTCCTGGACCCGATCGCGGCGAAGGTCGGCCCTACGGTGAGCGAGATCGCGGAGCCGCTGGCCGAACCGCCGGCGGCGGCGACGAGCCCGGTGTTCGCACGAGGGGCGTCGGTACGGGTGTGGTGA
- a CDS encoding amidohydrolase family protein, whose translation MTDQEPYLIISSDCHAGLPTEEYRPYLDARFHRDFDEFLAGRDRRREEMTRLGIRNEAFAAKWFHDNEEGLRGGWDTAQRLKELDGDGVAAEVVFPDADAVDSQTAAPFGVGLGLSGDLDPELGMAGAQAHNRWLADFVSENPERHCGVALLPVTAPTEKVVAEIHRARESGLGALMIPSMWVDKEPYHDPRYDPVWAAAAECGTPVLTHSGAAPRHEYGDHLGIFVSEVTWWPARPLWFLLWSGVFERHPGLKFGVAESGCWWLPNQLWFMDRLYLGAHGGKKLSPFAELKRPPSEYLDRQVFICATNTKRRELAQRYEIGVDNILWGSDFPHPEGTWPDTRAWLKRTFHDIPVDETRRMLGLAAADAFGFDVAALEPLARRIGPTPAELGQQDDQAAVTASWARSREVGRHWLTDHDFPVLGVTP comes from the coding sequence GTGACCGACCAGGAGCCGTACCTGATCATCTCCTCCGACTGCCACGCCGGGCTGCCGACCGAGGAGTACCGGCCCTATCTGGACGCCCGGTTCCACCGGGACTTCGACGAGTTCCTCGCCGGACGCGACCGGCGCCGCGAGGAGATGACCCGGCTCGGCATCCGCAACGAGGCGTTCGCGGCCAAGTGGTTCCACGACAACGAGGAGGGCCTGCGCGGGGGTTGGGACACCGCGCAGCGCCTCAAGGAGCTGGACGGGGACGGGGTGGCCGCCGAGGTGGTCTTCCCGGACGCCGACGCCGTGGACAGCCAGACGGCCGCGCCGTTCGGCGTCGGTCTCGGCCTCTCCGGGGACCTGGACCCCGAGTTGGGCATGGCCGGCGCGCAGGCGCACAACCGCTGGCTCGCCGACTTCGTCTCCGAGAACCCCGAACGGCACTGCGGAGTCGCCCTGTTGCCGGTGACGGCCCCCACGGAGAAGGTCGTCGCGGAGATCCACCGCGCCAGGGAGTCCGGCCTCGGCGCCCTGATGATCCCCTCCATGTGGGTCGACAAGGAGCCCTACCACGACCCCCGTTACGACCCCGTGTGGGCGGCCGCCGCCGAGTGCGGGACGCCGGTACTCACGCACTCCGGGGCCGCGCCCCGCCACGAGTACGGCGACCATCTGGGCATCTTCGTGAGCGAGGTGACCTGGTGGCCCGCCCGGCCGCTGTGGTTCCTGCTCTGGTCCGGGGTCTTCGAACGCCACCCGGGCCTCAAGTTCGGTGTCGCGGAGTCGGGTTGCTGGTGGCTGCCGAACCAGCTCTGGTTCATGGACCGCCTCTACCTGGGCGCCCACGGCGGCAAGAAGCTCTCGCCCTTCGCCGAGCTGAAACGGCCGCCGAGCGAGTACCTCGACCGGCAGGTCTTCATCTGCGCCACCAACACCAAGCGCCGCGAACTGGCCCAGCGGTACGAGATCGGCGTCGACAACATCCTCTGGGGCAGCGACTTTCCGCACCCCGAGGGCACCTGGCCCGACACGCGCGCGTGGCTGAAGCGCACGTTCCACGACATCCCGGTCGACGAGACCCGCCGCATGCTGGGCCTGGCGGCGGCCGACGCCTTCGGCTTCGACGTGGCGGCCCTGGAGCCGCTGGCCCGCCGGATCGGTCCCACCCCCGCCGAACTGGGCCAGCAGGACGACCAGGCGGCCGTGACGGCGTCCTGGGCGCGCTCCCGCGAGGTCGGCCGGCACTGGCTGACCGACCACGACTTCCCCGTGCTGGGGGTGACCCCATGA
- a CDS encoding SDR family NAD(P)-dependent oxidoreductase — protein sequence MELTEGQVAVVTGAASGIGLAMARRFAADGLKVVLADVEEGALDKAASDLRADGADVHARVVDVGVRQQVLDLAESAYDTYGAVHVLCNNAGVGSGAEGRMWEHEPNDWQWAFAVNVWGVFHGIQAFVPRMIKSGQPGHVVNTSSGDGGIAPLPTASVYAVTKAAVVTMTESLYAHLKAEHARVGASVLFPGPHMLRTGLWESHRNRPDRYAKERPRRTPYRSLDQWETAMKEAGREVAFTPVEEVADLVVDGIRADRFWLLPESEHSDDQIRARARSMLDRANPSYLESFILD from the coding sequence ATGGAGTTGACGGAGGGTCAGGTCGCCGTCGTCACCGGGGCGGCGAGCGGGATCGGGCTCGCGATGGCACGGCGGTTCGCGGCCGACGGGCTCAAGGTGGTCCTCGCCGACGTCGAGGAGGGAGCCCTCGACAAGGCCGCCTCCGACCTGCGCGCCGACGGTGCCGACGTGCACGCGCGCGTAGTTGACGTCGGAGTACGCCAACAGGTCCTGGATCTCGCCGAGTCGGCGTACGACACGTACGGCGCCGTCCACGTCCTGTGCAACAACGCGGGCGTCGGCTCGGGTGCCGAGGGCCGGATGTGGGAGCACGAACCGAACGACTGGCAGTGGGCGTTCGCCGTCAACGTGTGGGGCGTCTTCCACGGCATCCAGGCGTTCGTGCCGAGGATGATCAAGTCGGGTCAACCCGGTCATGTCGTCAACACGTCCTCCGGGGACGGCGGTATCGCCCCGCTGCCCACCGCCTCCGTGTACGCCGTCACCAAGGCGGCCGTCGTGACGATGACCGAGTCCCTGTACGCCCACTTGAAGGCGGAGCACGCGCGCGTGGGCGCCTCGGTGCTCTTCCCGGGGCCGCACATGCTGCGCACGGGACTGTGGGAGTCGCACCGCAACCGGCCCGACCGGTACGCGAAAGAGCGCCCCCGCAGGACTCCTTACCGCAGCCTCGACCAGTGGGAGACCGCGATGAAGGAGGCGGGCAGGGAGGTCGCCTTCACGCCCGTCGAGGAGGTCGCGGACCTCGTCGTGGACGGCATCCGCGCGGACCGCTTCTGGCTGCTGCCCGAGAGCGAGCACAGCGACGACCAGATCAGGGCACGCGCGCGTTCGATGCTCGACCGCGCGAACCCGTCGTACCTGGAGAGCTTCATCCTGGACTGA
- a CDS encoding acetoacetate decarboxylase family protein — MARVRYGARTEAEIAAARTASAKLPDIWSTGVVAVWESDPDAVAAVLPPPLKPTGRPLVRVNISKVELTGYPLGAGSFAVAAAHDGVEGWYPLVMPMTHERALTGGREVFGEPKKLGEVTVERVGLVVHAVLARHGIAFVEIRGAVSEELPLPGPTQKTDFYFKFLPAVDGSGFDADPVLVHCLRNEKVRRLERVTGDVVLRESMYDPVADLPVRTLVDITIGEKTSDQRGKVVERVDARALLPYIHQRYDDPQQVHDGPPEGSV; from the coding sequence ATGGCACGCGTACGGTACGGCGCACGGACCGAGGCGGAGATCGCCGCCGCACGCACAGCGAGCGCAAAGCTCCCCGACATCTGGTCCACCGGTGTGGTGGCCGTCTGGGAGAGCGACCCGGACGCGGTCGCGGCGGTCCTGCCGCCGCCCCTCAAGCCCACCGGGAGGCCCCTGGTCCGGGTGAACATCAGCAAGGTCGAGCTGACCGGATATCCCCTGGGCGCGGGCTCGTTCGCGGTCGCCGCCGCGCACGACGGCGTCGAGGGCTGGTACCCGCTGGTGATGCCGATGACCCACGAACGGGCCCTCACCGGCGGCCGTGAGGTCTTCGGAGAGCCCAAGAAACTCGGCGAGGTGACCGTCGAGCGCGTGGGCCTCGTCGTGCACGCCGTCCTCGCCCGGCACGGCATCGCCTTCGTCGAGATCCGCGGCGCGGTCAGCGAGGAACTGCCCCTCCCCGGGCCGACGCAGAAGACCGACTTCTACTTCAAGTTCCTTCCCGCGGTGGACGGTTCGGGCTTCGACGCCGACCCCGTCCTCGTGCACTGCCTGCGCAACGAGAAGGTGCGCCGCCTCGAACGCGTCACCGGGGACGTCGTCCTGCGCGAGTCCATGTACGACCCGGTGGCCGACCTCCCCGTGCGCACCCTCGTCGACATCACGATCGGCGAGAAGACCAGCGACCAGCGCGGCAAGGTCGTCGAACGGGTCGACGCGCGGGCCCTGTTGCCGTACATCCACCAGCGCTACGACGATCCGCAACAGGTCCATGACGGTCCCCCTGAGGGGAGCGTCTGA
- a CDS encoding DEDDh family exonuclease: protein MLEDHSPAVSAAAPWPAAYPQGYAVVDVETTGLARDDRIISAAVYRLDALGEVEDHWYTMVNPERDPGPVWIHGLTSDVLEGAPLFKDIADEFATRLEGRVLVAHNAVFDWQMIAREYARVQIEPPVRQRLCTIALSKELSLPLPNHKLESLAAHFGVVQQRAHHALDDARVLAEAFRPSLRAAARSGVRLPLHECRPLTEWTADRPAPRIGQQSGGYSGYGAGSWRPARKRPACPYPNPGRFEDGKPLKQGMRIAFSGDTSIERELLEDRAVEAGLHVATSLSRLTSLLVTNDPDSGTSKVVKARQFGTPVVDEAAFGQLLRDVEQAD, encoded by the coding sequence ATGCTCGAAGACCACTCGCCCGCCGTGTCCGCAGCCGCTCCGTGGCCGGCCGCGTATCCCCAGGGATACGCGGTAGTTGACGTGGAGACCACCGGCCTGGCCCGGGACGACCGGATAATCTCCGCGGCCGTCTACCGTCTGGACGCGCTCGGCGAGGTCGAGGACCACTGGTACACGATGGTCAACCCGGAGCGCGATCCGGGCCCCGTGTGGATCCACGGTCTGACGAGTGACGTCCTGGAGGGCGCGCCCCTCTTCAAGGACATCGCCGACGAGTTCGCGACCCGCCTGGAGGGCCGGGTGCTGGTCGCGCACAACGCGGTCTTCGACTGGCAGATGATCGCGCGGGAGTACGCGCGCGTGCAGATCGAGCCCCCGGTCCGGCAGCGGCTGTGCACCATCGCGCTGTCGAAGGAGCTGAGCCTGCCGCTGCCCAACCACAAACTGGAGTCCCTGGCGGCGCACTTCGGTGTCGTCCAGCAGCGCGCGCACCACGCGCTGGACGACGCGCGCGTGCTCGCCGAGGCGTTCCGGCCGAGCCTGCGCGCGGCGGCCCGGAGCGGCGTGCGGCTGCCGCTGCACGAGTGCCGGCCGCTGACCGAGTGGACCGCCGACCGGCCCGCGCCCCGGATCGGCCAGCAGTCCGGGGGCTACAGCGGCTACGGGGCGGGCAGTTGGCGTCCCGCGCGCAAGCGGCCCGCGTGCCCCTACCCCAACCCGGGGCGGTTCGAGGACGGCAAGCCGCTCAAGCAGGGCATGCGGATCGCGTTCTCCGGAGACACCTCCATCGAGCGCGAGCTCTTGGAGGACCGTGCCGTGGAGGCCGGGCTGCATGTCGCGACGAGCCTGTCCCGGCTGACCAGTCTGCTCGTCACGAACGACCCGGACTCGGGCACCTCCAAGGTGGTCAAGGCACGGCAGTTCGGCACACCTGTGGTGGACGAGGCCGCGTTCGGACAACTCCTCCGGGACGTCGAGCAGGCGGACTGA
- a CDS encoding SURF1 family cytochrome oxidase biogenesis protein yields the protein MYRFLMSRQWVILALITLLLIPTMIRLGIWQMHRYEMRSARNQLVADALHAKPVPVETISTPGHAVTRTEKYRTVTATGTFETSKEVVVRRRTNDDDEVGFHVLTPFVLTDGKVVLINRGWIPANGAQTAFPKIPAPPSGRTTVTGRLMADETTAASGIKDLKGLPDRQIMLINSEEQAKRLNAQVLGGYVEQTAPEAKGGTPEQISDPGKEDAPLNYAYMIQWWLFAAAVPVGYVVLARREARDRREAAAKAAEPAEAEPAAV from the coding sequence GTGTACCGCTTCCTGATGTCCCGGCAGTGGGTGATCCTCGCGTTGATCACCCTCCTCCTGATCCCCACGATGATCAGACTGGGCATCTGGCAGATGCACCGCTACGAGATGCGCAGCGCCCGGAACCAGTTGGTCGCGGACGCGCTGCACGCCAAGCCGGTCCCCGTGGAGACGATCAGCACCCCCGGGCACGCGGTGACCCGTACCGAGAAGTACCGCACCGTCACCGCGACGGGCACCTTCGAGACCTCCAAGGAAGTCGTCGTCCGGCGTCGTACGAATGACGACGACGAGGTCGGCTTCCATGTACTCACCCCGTTCGTGTTGACGGACGGCAAGGTGGTGTTGATCAACCGTGGATGGATCCCGGCGAACGGCGCGCAGACGGCGTTCCCGAAGATCCCCGCACCGCCGAGCGGCAGGACCACCGTCACCGGGCGTCTGATGGCCGACGAGACGACCGCGGCCAGCGGCATCAAGGACCTCAAGGGCCTGCCCGACCGCCAGATCATGTTGATCAACAGTGAAGAGCAGGCGAAGCGGCTCAACGCCCAGGTGCTCGGCGGCTATGTCGAGCAGACGGCGCCCGAGGCGAAGGGCGGCACCCCGGAGCAGATCTCCGACCCGGGCAAGGAAGACGCCCCGCTGAACTACGCGTACATGATCCAGTGGTGGCTGTTCGCGGCGGCCGTCCCGGTCGGCTACGTCGTCCTGGCGCGGCGCGAGGCCCGGGACCGCCGGGAGGCGGCGGCGAAGGCCGCGGAGCCGGCGGAGGCCGAGCCCGCGGCGGTGTGA
- a CDS encoding glycoside hydrolase family 15 protein: MHPRIEDYALIGDEQTAALVGMDGSVDWLCLPRFDSAACFARLLGDEDNGHWRIAPEGADRCTRRAYRPDTLVLDTEWETDEGTVRVTDLMPQRHRAPDVVRVVEGLSGKVTVRSTLRLRFDYGSVVPWVRRSDGHRVAVAGPDSVWLRSEPEVRTWGEDFSTLSEFTVEAGEKVAFVLTWHPSHEPRPALVDPYKSLRTSVADWERWAARCRYDGPYRDAVVRSLITLKALTYRPTGGIVAAATTSLPEEMGGVRNWDYRYCWLRDSSLTLGALVSAGYHKEAEAWRDWLLRAVAGDPADLQIMYGVAGERRLPEFELPHLSGFAGSAPVRIGNGAVNQLQLDVYGEVMDSLWLARRAGLSPKPHMWSLQAVLLEWLRARWEQPDEGLWEVRGGRRHFVHSKVMVWVAADRAVRTLEEYADLPGDLSGWRELRDAVHKDVCEKGYDPERNTFTQYYGSQELDAALLLIPRFGFLPADDPRVVGTVDAVQAALGHDGFVRRYDTAADTPVDGLPGAEGTFLACSFWLVDALHLTGRKKDARVLFERLVGLANDVGLLAEEYDPVAGRQLGNFPQAFSHIGLVNSALALFGDEEAG, encoded by the coding sequence GTGCACCCACGTATCGAGGACTACGCCCTCATCGGCGACGAACAGACCGCGGCCCTGGTCGGCATGGACGGCTCGGTCGACTGGCTGTGCCTGCCCCGCTTCGACTCGGCCGCCTGCTTCGCCCGACTGCTCGGCGACGAGGACAACGGCCACTGGCGCATCGCCCCCGAGGGCGCCGACCGTTGCACCCGCCGCGCCTACCGCCCCGACACCCTGGTCCTGGACACGGAGTGGGAGACCGACGAGGGCACGGTACGCGTCACCGACCTGATGCCCCAGCGCCACCGCGCCCCCGACGTCGTACGCGTCGTGGAGGGCCTGAGCGGCAAGGTCACCGTCCGCAGCACGCTCCGCCTGCGCTTCGACTACGGCTCGGTCGTGCCGTGGGTGCGCAGGTCCGACGGGCACCGGGTGGCCGTCGCGGGCCCCGACTCGGTGTGGCTGCGCAGCGAGCCCGAGGTGCGCACCTGGGGCGAGGACTTCAGCACCCTCTCGGAGTTCACCGTCGAGGCCGGCGAGAAGGTCGCCTTCGTCCTCACCTGGCATCCCTCGCACGAGCCCCGTCCGGCGCTCGTCGACCCGTACAAGTCGCTGCGCACCAGCGTCGCGGACTGGGAGCGCTGGGCGGCCCGCTGCCGCTACGACGGCCCCTACAGGGACGCGGTCGTGCGCTCCCTGATCACCCTCAAGGCCCTCACCTACCGGCCGACCGGTGGCATCGTCGCCGCGGCCACCACCTCGCTGCCCGAGGAGATGGGCGGTGTCCGCAACTGGGACTACCGCTACTGCTGGCTGCGCGACTCGAGCCTCACCCTGGGCGCTCTGGTCTCCGCGGGCTACCACAAGGAGGCCGAGGCCTGGCGCGACTGGCTGCTGCGCGCGGTCGCGGGCGATCCGGCGGACCTGCAGATCATGTACGGCGTGGCGGGCGAGCGGCGGCTGCCCGAGTTCGAACTGCCGCACCTCTCCGGCTTCGCCGGTTCGGCCCCCGTACGGATCGGCAACGGCGCCGTCAACCAGCTCCAACTCGACGTCTACGGGGAGGTCATGGACTCCCTGTGGCTGGCCCGCCGCGCGGGACTGTCCCCCAAGCCGCACATGTGGTCGCTCCAGGCCGTCCTCCTGGAGTGGCTGCGCGCGCGGTGGGAGCAGCCGGACGAGGGCCTGTGGGAGGTGCGCGGCGGGCGCCGGCACTTCGTGCACTCCAAGGTCATGGTGTGGGTGGCCGCCGACCGGGCCGTACGCACTTTGGAGGAGTACGCCGACCTCCCCGGGGACCTGTCGGGCTGGCGCGAGCTGCGGGACGCGGTGCACAAGGACGTGTGCGAGAAGGGCTACGACCCGGAACGCAACACGTTCACGCAGTACTACGGCTCGCAGGAACTCGACGCGGCCCTGCTGCTCATCCCCCGCTTCGGTTTCCTGCCTGCCGACGATCCGCGGGTCGTCGGCACGGTCGACGCGGTCCAGGCGGCGCTCGGCCACGACGGCTTCGTACGCCGCTACGACACCGCGGCCGACACCCCCGTAGACGGGCTGCCCGGCGCCGAGGGCACCTTCCTGGCGTGCTCCTTCTGGCTCGTGGACGCCCTGCACCTGACGGGCCGCAAGAAGGACGCGCGCGTGCTGTTCGAGCGGCTGGTCGGGCTCGCGAACGACGTGGGGCTCCTCGCGGAGGAGTACGACCCGGTGGCCGGCCGTCAGCTCGGCAACTTCCCGCAGGCGTTCAGCCACATCGGCCTGGTGAACAGCGCCCTCGCCCTGTTCGGGGACGAGGAGGCAGGATAG
- a CDS encoding SDR family oxidoreductase encodes MDLGLKDRVYVVTGATRGLGNASARELVADGAKVVVTGRDEKRAADAAAELGPNAIGVAVDNADADAPDRLIAAARDHFGRFDGILVSVGGPPPGFVADSTDEQWQASFESVFLGAVRLARAAAAELAAGGVIGFVLSGSVHEPIPGLTISNALRPGLAGFAKSLADELGPRGIRVVGLLPARIDTDRVRELDGLSADPEATRAANESRIPLRRYGTSDEFGRVAAFLLSPAASYLTGIMVPVDGGMRHGF; translated from the coding sequence ATGGATCTTGGACTGAAGGACCGGGTGTACGTCGTCACCGGGGCCACCCGCGGGCTGGGCAACGCCTCCGCGCGCGAGCTGGTGGCCGACGGCGCGAAGGTGGTCGTCACCGGGCGGGACGAGAAGCGTGCCGCCGACGCGGCGGCCGAGCTGGGGCCGAACGCGATCGGCGTGGCCGTCGACAACGCCGACGCGGACGCGCCGGACCGGCTGATCGCCGCCGCGCGTGACCACTTCGGGCGCTTCGACGGCATCCTCGTGAGCGTCGGCGGGCCGCCGCCCGGGTTCGTCGCCGACAGCACCGACGAGCAGTGGCAGGCGTCGTTCGAGTCGGTGTTCCTGGGCGCGGTGCGGCTCGCCCGCGCGGCGGCCGCGGAGTTGGCGGCGGGCGGTGTCATCGGGTTCGTGCTGTCGGGGTCGGTGCACGAGCCGATCCCGGGGCTGACGATCTCGAACGCGCTGCGGCCCGGTCTGGCCGGTTTCGCCAAGTCCCTCGCGGACGAGCTGGGGCCGCGCGGCATCCGGGTCGTGGGGCTGCTGCCGGCCCGCATCGACACGGACCGCGTGCGCGAGCTGGACGGGCTGTCCGCGGACCCGGAGGCCACGCGTGCGGCCAACGAGTCGCGGATTCCGCTGCGGCGGTACGGGACGTCGGACGAGTTCGGGCGGGTGGCCGCGTTCCTGTTGTCGCCGGCCGCGTCCTACCTGACGGGGATCATGGTGCCCGTCGACGGCGGGATGCGGCACGGGTTCTGA
- the amaP gene encoding alkaline shock response membrane anchor protein AmaP, which yields MLRVVNRVVIGVVGLVLVVLGGSVLAVGLGVKPPSWWIHDGRHDVLLSDAQRTRWRADGWWWPTVLATLAVVALLALWWLVAVLRRRRLAEVAVSTGDGEGALLRGRALEGVLATDASALEGVAHAHVRLAGTRTAPEARVRLSLEPHVDPGVALDHLTANALVHARDSAGLEALPTEVRLTGVKHRAERVS from the coding sequence GTGCTCAGGGTCGTCAACCGTGTGGTGATCGGTGTCGTGGGTCTCGTGCTGGTCGTGCTCGGCGGGTCCGTGCTGGCCGTCGGGCTCGGCGTGAAGCCACCGTCGTGGTGGATCCACGACGGCCGTCACGACGTCCTGCTGAGCGACGCTCAGCGGACCCGCTGGCGGGCCGACGGCTGGTGGTGGCCCACGGTCCTCGCCACGCTCGCCGTCGTCGCCCTGCTGGCCCTGTGGTGGCTCGTCGCGGTGCTACGGCGGCGCCGGCTCGCCGAGGTCGCCGTCAGCACCGGCGACGGAGAGGGCGCGCTGCTGCGGGGCCGGGCCCTGGAGGGCGTCCTCGCCACCGACGCGAGCGCACTGGAAGGCGTGGCCCACGCGCACGTGCGGCTCGCCGGCACCCGCACGGCACCCGAGGCCCGCGTCCGGCTCAGCCTGGAACCCCACGTGGACCCCGGAGTGGCCCTCGACCACCTGACGGCCAACGCCCTGGTCCACGCCCGCGATTCGGCGGGCCTGGAGGCACTGCCGACAGAGGTACGGCTGACGGGCGTCAAGCACCGCGCGGAGAGGGTGAGTTGA
- a CDS encoding DUF6286 domain-containing protein → MSEPQGSEGMTQRLPVIEKGADQGRDGYVPAADHDPVPVVGNGKDGRFWSARRVPAAVVAVLVLAGAGALLYDVTAVRAERPAAHWRRELARQLAERPLDDTWVLVGAGIAAALGLWLIVLALTPGLRQVLPMRRTHTDIRAGLQRTAAAMVLRDRAMEVSGVQSVRVRTGRTKADVRAVSHFRELDDVRADLDAVLTDAITGLGLARPPALSVRVGRSGRKG, encoded by the coding sequence ATGAGCGAGCCCCAAGGCTCTGAAGGCATGACCCAACGACTACCGGTCATCGAGAAGGGGGCCGATCAAGGGCGGGACGGGTACGTCCCGGCGGCGGACCATGATCCCGTACCCGTGGTGGGGAACGGGAAGGACGGCCGCTTCTGGTCGGCGCGCCGTGTCCCCGCGGCCGTCGTCGCCGTCCTGGTGCTCGCCGGCGCGGGCGCCCTGCTCTACGACGTCACCGCCGTGCGCGCCGAACGGCCCGCCGCGCACTGGCGCCGCGAACTCGCCCGGCAACTCGCCGAACGCCCCCTGGACGACACCTGGGTGCTCGTCGGCGCCGGCATCGCCGCCGCCCTGGGCCTCTGGCTGATCGTGCTCGCCCTCACGCCCGGCCTGCGCCAGGTGCTGCCGATGCGCCGCACCCACACCGACATCCGGGCCGGTCTGCAGCGCACCGCCGCCGCGATGGTGCTGCGCGACCGGGCCATGGAGGTCTCGGGCGTGCAGTCGGTACGCGTACGGACGGGCCGGACGAAGGCCGACGTCCGCGCGGTGTCGCATTTCCGTGAACTCGACGATGTACGGGCCGACTTGGACGCCGTGCTCACCGACGCGATCACCGGGCTCGGGCTGGCCAGGCCGCCCGCGCTGTCGGTGCGCGTCGGCCGTTCCGGACGGAAAGGGTGA
- a CDS encoding Asp23/Gls24 family envelope stress response protein yields MTSMSGGDGAVDERGRTAVVVAPGERGATRIADRVVAKIAAQAAREALGPLPPEAAPPHATVVVHHEAVRVRVHLELDYPCDIGDRCSRVRRQVVQRVRALVGMEVPEVAVHVERLHPAQSHRAAQGRTL; encoded by the coding sequence ATGACGTCCATGAGCGGCGGGGACGGCGCGGTCGACGAGCGCGGCAGAACCGCGGTGGTCGTGGCGCCCGGCGAGCGGGGCGCCACCCGGATCGCCGACCGGGTCGTCGCGAAGATCGCCGCGCAGGCCGCGCGTGAGGCACTCGGACCACTGCCCCCGGAGGCCGCACCGCCGCATGCCACCGTCGTCGTACACCACGAGGCGGTACGCGTGCGCGTGCACCTCGAACTCGACTATCCCTGCGACATCGGCGACCGCTGTTCTCGGGTGCGTCGACAGGTGGTTCAGCGGGTACGCGCGTTGGTGGGCATGGAGGTGCCCGAGGTCGCCGTCCACGTGGAACGGCTCCATCCGGCACAGTCGCACCGTGCGGCACAGGGGAGGACGCTATGA